One region of Limnospira fusiformis SAG 85.79 genomic DNA includes:
- a CDS encoding chlorophyll a/b-binding protein, with product MVRGQIMEEGGRANVYAIEPQVYVEESQQFGFNKYAEKLNGRLAMIGFISALALEALTGHGVIGWLTSL from the coding sequence ATGGTTCGTGGACAAATTATGGAAGAAGGTGGACGCGCAAATGTTTACGCGATCGAACCCCAAGTATATGTAGAGGAATCGCAACAATTCGGTTTCAACAAATACGCAGAGAAACTCAACGGACGACTAGCTATGATCGGGTTTATATCCGCCCTAGCCTTAGAAGCATTAACCGGACATGGTGTAATTGGCTGGTTAACTAGCCTGTAA
- the cobW gene encoding cobalamin biosynthesis protein CobW translates to MHKIPVTIITGFLGAGKTTLIRHLLQNNQGRRIAVLVNEFGEVGIDGEILKSCQVCDEEETETNIIELANGCLCCTVQEEFLPTMQELLKRQDAIDSILIETSGLALPKPLVQAFRWPEIRTKATVDGVITVVDSEALANGQLVGDLEALEKQRQADETLEHETPIEELFEDQLACADLVLLTKGDRIDEESQQRVQQWLKQELTPGVQTVSCQQGKISADILLGFNAAVEDHLDSRPSHHDQEEEHEHDDDINAVHLVLDPVKDSASLVNQLKAIAQQWEIYRIKGFIAVANKPMRMVVQGVGNRFDTFFDRPWKADEPRQTQLVFIGRSLNQEQIATSLQSETMALNR, encoded by the coding sequence GTGCATAAAATTCCTGTAACCATTATCACCGGATTTTTAGGGGCTGGAAAAACCACCCTGATCCGCCATTTACTGCAAAATAACCAAGGTCGTCGGATCGCGGTATTAGTCAATGAATTTGGCGAAGTAGGTATTGATGGCGAAATCCTCAAATCTTGCCAAGTTTGTGACGAAGAAGAAACGGAAACTAATATCATCGAATTAGCGAATGGTTGTCTGTGTTGCACCGTCCAGGAAGAGTTTTTGCCGACTATGCAAGAACTACTTAAACGCCAAGATGCGATTGATTCGATATTAATAGAAACCTCTGGTTTGGCTTTACCAAAGCCACTGGTTCAAGCCTTCCGATGGCCGGAAATTCGCACGAAAGCGACGGTAGATGGTGTGATTACGGTAGTTGATAGTGAAGCCCTAGCCAATGGTCAACTGGTGGGAGATTTAGAGGCTTTAGAAAAGCAGCGTCAAGCGGATGAAACTTTGGAACATGAAACACCAATCGAGGAGTTATTTGAAGACCAGTTAGCTTGTGCTGATTTGGTACTTTTGACGAAAGGCGATCGCATTGATGAAGAGTCTCAGCAGCGGGTTCAACAATGGCTAAAACAGGAGTTAACCCCAGGAGTGCAGACGGTTTCCTGTCAGCAAGGTAAAATTTCGGCTGACATATTATTAGGCTTTAATGCAGCGGTAGAAGACCATCTGGACAGTCGCCCTAGTCACCATGACCAGGAAGAAGAACACGAACACGATGATGATATCAATGCTGTGCATTTAGTCTTAGATCCAGTTAAGGACTCCGCCAGTTTAGTTAATCAATTAAAAGCGATCGCCCAGCAGTGGGAAATCTACCGCATCAAAGGTTTTATAGCCGTAGCAAATAAACCCATGCGGATGGTAGTTCAAGGAGTCGGAAACCGATTTGATACCTTCTTCGATCGCCCCTGGAAAGCCGACGAACCTCGCCAAACTCAACTGGTGTTTATTGGTCGTAGTCTTAATCAAGAACAAATAGCCACTTCTTTGCAGTCAGAAACCATGGCGTTAAACAGGTAG
- the feoB gene encoding Fe(2+) transporter permease subunit FeoB: MELNRQTDNKAAMSCIALVGNPNCGKTTLFNALTGSNQRVGNWPGVTVERKEGSYRYQNQAIKVIDLPGVYSLDVEDASTGLDEQVARDYLLSGEATLIINIVDASNLERNLYLTTQLLEMGLPIAIALNMIDIAQQRQITIDAQQLGDRLGCPVIPMSASSGRGVEQLREIVRDAILMADRPQAKVAYPALIEAALNEITESIAQQYNYLPPDYRWQSLSLLQYDDRQSLVNQDVVKQIATHRHRIHQTLGEDIDLLIADARYSWIHQMLQGITQRSDLVQQHVSDHIDQVVLSRAWGIPIFLVVMYLMFLISINFGGAFIDFFEIAFGTVFVDGMAHGLEQINAPGWLIGTLAEGVGGGIQTTATFIPQIGLMFICLAILEDSGYLARAAFVMDRFMRFMGLPGKSFVPMMVGFGCNIPGIMATRTLENPRDRLMTVLMNPFMSCGARLPVYALFVAAFFPRNGQNIVFLLYIIGILAAVFTGLVMKHTLLRGQSAPFVMELPPYHIPTAKGVLIRAWERLKAFITRAGKMIVIVVLILGLLNSVGTDGSFGKQDSQDSLLSAVSRTITPVFSPMGITQDNWPATVGLFTGVFAKEVMVGSMDALYKQLGADEASAADSVEEPEEEFSFWGGIAEAFASIPANLADLGNQILDPIGLSIMESTDNQEEAATAQEVSYSTFGQMSQRFGSSTAAFAFLLFVLLYFPCVSAIAAVYRETNLGWTVFVALWTTGLAYWVASFYYQAMTLSQNTGEALGLLMGLCIVMGATLVSLKAVSNRRHSPRL; the protein is encoded by the coding sequence ATGGAACTGAACCGCCAAACCGATAATAAGGCTGCGATGTCCTGTATTGCTTTGGTGGGAAACCCTAACTGTGGGAAAACGACCCTATTTAATGCTTTAACTGGTAGTAATCAGCGGGTAGGTAACTGGCCCGGAGTTACCGTAGAAAGGAAAGAGGGAAGCTATCGTTATCAAAACCAGGCCATCAAGGTGATTGACCTGCCAGGGGTTTACTCTCTGGACGTGGAAGATGCCAGCACTGGATTAGATGAACAGGTAGCGCGAGACTATTTACTATCGGGTGAAGCCACCTTAATTATCAATATCGTAGATGCGTCCAACCTAGAGCGAAATCTGTATCTAACCACCCAACTGCTGGAAATGGGTTTGCCGATCGCGATCGCCCTGAATATGATAGATATAGCCCAGCAGCGGCAAATTACCATTGATGCCCAACAATTAGGCGATCGCTTAGGCTGTCCGGTAATTCCCATGAGTGCTAGTTCTGGGCGAGGGGTAGAACAACTGCGGGAAATTGTCCGAGATGCCATACTTATGGCAGACCGCCCCCAAGCTAAAGTCGCCTATCCAGCCCTTATCGAAGCCGCCCTCAATGAAATTACCGAATCTATAGCCCAACAATATAACTACTTACCCCCAGACTATCGTTGGCAAAGTCTCAGTTTATTGCAATATGACGATCGCCAAAGTTTGGTTAATCAAGATGTCGTTAAGCAAATTGCCACCCACCGCCACCGCATACACCAAACCCTGGGAGAAGATATCGACTTATTGATTGCTGATGCGCGCTATAGCTGGATTCATCAGATGTTACAGGGTATCACACAGCGATCGGACCTAGTACAACAGCACGTTTCCGATCACATTGATCAGGTAGTCCTCAGTCGCGCCTGGGGTATACCCATTTTTTTGGTAGTCATGTACCTGATGTTCCTGATTTCCATTAACTTTGGCGGCGCATTTATCGACTTTTTTGAGATCGCCTTTGGTACCGTATTTGTAGATGGCATGGCTCATGGCCTTGAGCAAATTAACGCCCCCGGTTGGTTAATCGGTACTCTAGCCGAAGGAGTTGGCGGCGGTATCCAAACCACTGCTACATTTATCCCCCAAATTGGCTTAATGTTTATCTGTCTAGCCATCTTAGAAGACTCTGGCTATCTCGCCCGCGCCGCCTTTGTTATGGATCGGTTTATGCGGTTTATGGGGCTTCCGGGTAAGTCTTTTGTGCCAATGATGGTCGGTTTTGGCTGCAATATTCCCGGTATTATGGCAACCCGGACTTTAGAAAATCCTCGCGATCGCCTAATGACCGTCTTAATGAATCCCTTTATGTCCTGTGGGGCGCGCCTGCCAGTTTATGCCCTGTTTGTAGCCGCATTTTTCCCCAGAAACGGACAAAATATCGTTTTCTTGCTTTACATCATCGGGATTTTAGCAGCCGTGTTCACCGGGTTAGTCATGAAGCATACCCTCTTACGCGGTCAATCTGCACCCTTTGTCATGGAATTACCCCCCTATCATATTCCCACCGCCAAAGGTGTATTAATCCGCGCTTGGGAAAGGTTAAAAGCCTTTATCACCCGCGCCGGGAAAATGATTGTTATTGTCGTGTTAATTCTGGGTTTATTAAATTCTGTCGGCACTGATGGTTCTTTCGGGAAACAGGATAGCCAGGATTCTCTTTTAAGTGCCGTTAGTCGCACAATTACCCCAGTTTTTAGCCCCATGGGAATCACTCAAGATAATTGGCCGGCTACTGTCGGCTTATTTACCGGAGTATTTGCTAAAGAGGTCATGGTTGGCAGTATGGATGCCCTTTATAAGCAATTAGGGGCTGATGAAGCATCCGCTGCCGACTCAGTGGAAGAACCCGAAGAAGAATTTAGTTTTTGGGGAGGTATCGCCGAAGCCTTTGCTAGTATTCCCGCTAACTTAGCTGATTTAGGTAATCAAATACTTGATCCCATTGGTTTAAGTATTATGGAAAGCACTGATAATCAGGAAGAAGCCGCCACAGCACAGGAGGTTAGTTATAGCACCTTTGGTCAAATGTCTCAAAGGTTTGGTAGTTCTACCGCCGCTTTTGCTTTCCTGTTATTTGTGTTGCTTTATTTCCCCTGTGTGTCTGCCATTGCTGCTGTTTACCGGGAAACTAATCTCGGTTGGACGGTGTTTGTGGCGCTTTGGACTACTGGACTAGCCTACTGGGTTGCTAGTTTCTACTATCAGGCGATGACTTTATCACAAAATACCGGAGAGGCTTTGGGTTTATTGATGGGACTATGTATCGTCATGGGTGCTACTTTAGTTAGTCTCAAAGCTGTTAGCAACCGTCGCCATTCTCCCCGTTTGTAG
- a CDS encoding ferrous iron transport protein A gives MDNDNYCADVSVNGFDGGSSWSGFTYLKDNTGHARTISESPESLVVVGESSIPGTFALSEAKVGDRLYIVALNCAGGNTRLMGMGLMPGVELNVISSTTSGSVIIALGDHRLGLGADMAENIQVATENLTQSKRKLSSMNKTNVVQLRHAAIGSRLRVVGYDPAARSYKRKLLAMGLTPGVEFTVKRHAPLGDPTQIEVRGFNLSLRKDEADALQVALINPS, from the coding sequence ATGGACAATGATAACTACTGTGCCGATGTATCCGTGAACGGCTTTGATGGTGGCTCAAGCTGGTCAGGATTTACTTACCTCAAAGACAACACTGGTCATGCTCGCACCATAAGTGAATCACCAGAATCATTGGTTGTAGTGGGCGAATCATCAATTCCGGGAACCTTTGCTTTGTCCGAGGCGAAGGTAGGCGATCGCTTATATATAGTTGCTCTCAATTGTGCCGGAGGCAATACCCGTCTAATGGGGATGGGGTTAATGCCAGGTGTAGAATTAAATGTCATTAGTTCCACAACCAGTGGATCAGTGATTATCGCCCTAGGCGACCATCGCTTAGGACTGGGGGCAGATATGGCTGAGAATATTCAGGTCGCCACAGAAAACCTCACCCAGTCGAAAAGGAAACTCTCATCAATGAATAAGACTAATGTTGTGCAGTTGCGCCATGCGGCGATCGGTTCTCGGTTGCGGGTGGTTGGTTATGACCCCGCCGCCCGTAGCTACAAACGGAAATTATTAGCCATGGGATTAACTCCAGGGGTGGAATTTACAGTCAAACGCCACGCACCTTTAGGAGACCCAACCCAAATTGAGGTCAGGGGATTTAACCTGAGTTTACGCAAAGACGAAGCAGATGCCCTCCAGGTGGCATTGATCAACCCATCCTAA